In Chiroxiphia lanceolata isolate bChiLan1 chromosome 2, bChiLan1.pri, whole genome shotgun sequence, a single genomic region encodes these proteins:
- the RAI2 gene encoding retinoic acid-induced protein 2 encodes MEELYKDAPNLPMDVTNSPSAMANNKLENGVAQLITAEAWNINSADLMKKALSPLVTVPAPSILTPPAESQSGVALKVAATVLQPICLGDSPVVLPIHLQVAGSAAPQMPATNAATPYVMTTQGPIPLPVLLEQHVFQHLNSPLVLPPGAACPASPLHTGLFPGNATPVGQPQLLDPKPSGQTQESVLPPVFQTPGFAAVLQDLFPSQGALGSAPCQPPPDYATLPPQAFSSPLSPLVPPATLLVPYPVIVPLPVPVPIPIPVPIPVPHGTEAKAAPDPPKPPLFTPHSCKGTQTPLEKEETKPFELLHPREFPQLSRHTVIKMGGENEALDLSMKGPPALRASEATLPPPPPPPEDGALDLSLASCRKPGGPHGEPAGPGPTTTTEGSAHPMPDKLPGPAAPFAPCKPPEAAGKAEGRAPGGSTAELLRQPQKWLVEQAGRAGCEPKAGNNIEIVSTSQTAKVIVSVKDAVPTIFCGKIKGLSGVSTKNFSFKRDLPQDSVLQCYDVKSPPEPRDSAEALRKPIKNRSVKLKKMNSPEIHILPIKKQRLAAFFPRK; translated from the coding sequence ATGGAGGAGCTGTACAAGGATGCCCCAAACCTGCCCATGGATGTCACCAACTCGCCCTCGGCAATGGCCAACAACAAGCTGGAGAATGGGGTGGCCCAGCTGATCACAGCAGAGGCCTGGAACATCAACTCGGCCGACCTGATGAAGAAAGCCCTTTCCCCGCTGGTGACAGTTCCTGCACCCTCCATCCTGACGCCTCCAGCCGAGTCGCAGAGTGGGGTGGCTCTGAAGGTGGCGGCCACTGTGCTGCAGCCCATCTGCCTGGGGGACAGCCCTGTTGTCCTACCCATCCACCTGCAGGTTGCCGGCAGCGCCGCCCCGCAGATGCCAGCCACCAATGCTGCCACCCCCTACGTCATGACCACCCAGGGCCCCATCCCGCTGCCCGTCCTCCTGGAGCAGCATGTCTTCCAGCACCTGAACTCACCCCTGGTGCTGCCCCCGggggctgcctgccctgccagccccttgCACACTGGCCTTTTCCCCGGCAACGCCACCCCTGtcgggcagccccagctcctggatCCCAAGCCCTCTGGCCAAACTCAAGAGTCCGTCCTGCCCCCTGTCTTTCAGACACCGGGGTTTGCTGCCGTCCTTCAGGACCTGTTTCCATCACAGggtgccctgggctctgcccccTGTCAGCCACCCCCTGACTACGCCACTCTCCCACCCCAGGCCTTCAGCTCACCCCTCTCCCCACTGGTGCCCCCTGCCACGCTGCTGGTGCCCTACCCCGTTATTGtgcccctgcctgtccctgtccccatccccatccctgtccccatccctgtgccccacGGCACCGAGGCCAAGGCAGCCCCTGACCCACCCAAGCCACCACTCTTCACCCCTCACTCCTGCAAGGGCACCCAGACCCccttggagaaggaggagacAAAGCCCTTTGAACTCCTCCACCCGCGAGAGTTTCCCCAGCTGAGCCGTCACACTGTCATCAAGATGGGTGGTGAGAATGAGGCCTTGGACCTCTCCATGAAAGGGCCGCCTGCGCTTCGGGCCAGCGAGGCCACGCTgccgccaccaccaccaccgCCAGAGGACGGGGCCCTGGACCTGTCCCTCGCCTCATGTCGCAAGCCAGGGGGGCCCCATGGGGAGCCGGCTGGCCCTggccccaccaccaccactgagGGCAGTGCCCACCCCATGCCGGACAAGCttcccggccccgctgccccctTCGCCCCCTGCAAGCCCCCAGAGGCGGCAGGCAAGGCGGAGGGCAGGGCGCCGGGCGGCAGCACGGCCGAGCTGCTGCGGCAGCCACAGAAGTGGCTGGTGGAACAGGCGGGCAGGGCGGGCTGCGAGCCCAAGGCCGGCAACAACATCGAAATCGTCAGCACCTCGCAGACAGCCAAAGTCATCGTCTCCGTCAAGGACGCCGTGCCCACCATCTTCTGCGGCAAGATCAAAGGCCTGTCGGGGGTCTCCACCAAAAACTTTTCCTTCAAAAGGGACCTGCCCCAGGACTCGGTGCTGCAGTGCTATGATGTGAAGAGCCCACCCGAGCCCAGGGACAGCGCCGAGGCCCTCAGGAAACCCATCAAAAACAGGAGCGTAAAGCTAAAGAAAATGAACTCACCGGAGATACATATTCTTCCAATCAAGAAGCAACGGCTCGCTGCCTTTTTTCCAAGAAAGTAA